The following coding sequences lie in one Glycine soja cultivar W05 chromosome 16, ASM419377v2, whole genome shotgun sequence genomic window:
- the LOC114390415 gene encoding uncharacterized protein LOC114390415 isoform X7, giving the protein MCQLLITRDMPNYDDAKPLHLNTEQHDEITSSSGSVSFGFPETYSSSGADNETGIVSVVVISELNNMISDPKFFNEAGQENILSALKNENLDLNKIPQVSAEGNEPSFEERSIPGNDLFEKSSISTSANTLVDEQVRNDNYEVDEVKSESSNSGSFFSVPGIPAPLVVSTAVQVLPGKILVPAAVDQVQGQALAALQVLKVIEPDVQPSDLCTRREYARWLVSASSALSRSTVSKVYPAMYIDNATELAFDDVTPEDPDFSSIQGLAEAGLIESRLSRRDIQLFGDGDDSPFHFSPESPLSRQDLVSWKMALQKRQLPEADRKVLYQLSGFIDTDKIHPNACPALVADLSAGEQGIIALAFGYTRLFQPDKPVTKAQAAMALATGDASEIVSEELARIEAESIAENAVAAHSALVAQVEKDINASFEQELFIEREKISAVERMAEEARLELERLRAEREEDNLALTKERAAIESEMEVFSKLRHEVEDQLQSLMSDKVEIAHEKERISKLREKVEVENNEIGRLQYELEVERKALSMARAWAEDEAKRVREQAIALEEARDRWERHGIKVVVDDDLRKEASAGVTWLNASEQVSVQGTVDRAESLLDKLKQMAADIRGKSRDTLHKIIHVVSQFISKLREWACKTGKLAEEFGEAAISKVGKSVSELQQNALEVGIGIKEGAKRVAGDCREGVEKITQKFTQKFKT; this is encoded by the exons ATGTGTCAGCTTTTGATAACAA GAGACATGCCCAACTATGATGATGCTAAGCCATTACACCTTAATACTGAGCAACATGATGAAATAACCAGTTCAAGTGGAAGTGTAAGTTTTGGTTTTCCTGAAACCTATTCTAGTTCGGGTGCTGATAATGAGACTGGAATTGTTAGTGTTGTGGTCATTTCTGAGCTAAATAACATGATTTCAGATCCTAAGTTTTTCAATGAAGCTGGTCAAGAGAATATTCTGTCAGCTTTAAAGAATGAAAACCTTGACCTGAACAAAATTCCACAGGTCTCCGCTGAGGGAAATGAGCCTTCCTTTGAAGAGCGGAGCATTCCTGGAAATGACCTGTTTGAAAAATCATCTATTTCAACATCAGCCAATACATTGGTAGATGAGCAGGTTAGAAATGATAATTATGAGGTTGATGAAGTTAAATCTGAATCTTCAAATTCTGGATCCTTTTTCTCTGTTCCCGGCATTCCCGCTCCATTAGTAGTTTCTACAGCTGTACAAGTGCTTCCGGGAAAGATTTTGGTTCCTGCAGCTGTTGATCAAGTTCAGGGCCAAGCACTAGCTGCATTGCAAGTTTTAAAG GTCATTGAGCCTGATGTTCAACCTAGTGATTTATGTACACGTCGTGAATATGCTCGCTGGTTGGTTTCTGCTAGCAGTGCTCTTTCAAG GAGCACAGTTTCAAAAGTGTATCCTGCCATGTACATAGACAATGCTACTGAGCTTGCATTTGATGATGTCACTCCCGAGGACCctgatttttcttccattcaag GCTTGGCAGAAGCTGGACTTATTGAAAGCAGGCTTTCAAGACGTGATATACAGTTGTTTGGTGATGGAGATGATAGCCCATTTCACTTCTCCCCTGAAAG TCCTTTATCACGTCAAGATCTTGTCAGCTGGAAAATGGCCCTGCAGAAAAGACAGCTTCCGGAAGCTGACAGAAAG GTGCTGTATCAACTTTCTGGTTTTATAGACACTGATAAGATACATCCTAATGCATGCCCTGCCTTAGTAGCTGATCTGTCTGCTGGGGAGCAGGGAATAATAGCTCTTGCATTTG GTTATACAAGATTGTTCCAGCCAGATAAACCAGTAACAAAAGCCCAAGCAGCTATGGCTCTTGCTACTGGAGATGCTTCTGAAATAGTTAGTGAAGAGCTTGCACGCATTGAAGCAGAATCTATTGCTGAAAATGCTGTTGCTGCGCATAGTGCTTTAGTAGCTCAAGTAGAGAAGGATATCAATGCAAGTTTTGAGCAGGAGCTTTTCATAGAGAGGGAAAAGATCAGTGCTGTTGAAAGAATGGCTGAGGAGGCAAGACTTGAGTTGGAAAGGTTAAGAGCTGAGAGAGAAGAAGATAACCTTGCATTGACTAAGGAGCGAGCTGCTATTGAATCGGAAATGGAGGTTTTTTCAAAGTTAAGGCATGAGGTTGAGGATCAATTACAAAGCCTAATGAGTGACAAGGTAGAAATAGCGCATGAAAAAGAGAGGATTAGCAAGCTTCGGGAAAAAGTAGAAGTTGAAAACAATGAGATTGGCCGTTTACAATATGAGCTAGAGGTTGAAAGAAAAGCCCTGTCCATGGCCAG GGCTTGGGCAGAGGACGAGGCCAAACGAGTGAGAGAGCAAGCAATAGCCTTAGAGGAGGCTAGAGATCGTTGGGAGAGGCATGGAATCAAAGTGGTAGTTGATGATGACCTCCGCAAGGAGGCCTCGGCTGGAGTGACATGGCTCAATGCCTCAGAGCAGGTGTCGGTTCAAGGAACAGTTGACAGGGCAGAGAGCTTATTGGACAAGCTCAAACAAATGGCTGCAGATATCAGAGGAAAATCTAGAGATACCCTTCACAAAATCATTCACGTGGTTTCccaatttatatcaaaattgaGGGAATGGGCATGCAAAACAGGAAAACTGGCTGAAGAATTTGGAGAAGCTGCCATCTCAAAGGTAGGCAAGTCAGTCAGTGAGTTGCAGCAAAATGCTCTTGAAGTTGGAATTGGTATCAAAGAAGGTGCAAAGCGAGTTGCTGGTGATTGTAGAGAAGGGGTTGAGAAAATCACCCAAAAATTCACACAGAAGTTCAAGACCTGA
- the LOC114390415 gene encoding uncharacterized protein LOC114390415 isoform X2: MASLTCSPTSLQLRLALAAPKFPHTPQLRMRDFKLNRVRPLRAAQDGGPGPGPKLDGFSGWSDTDAEQRPNNAPKKESYGGVVGVGVAGVLLLSGLTFAALSLGKQTGSRPEQHMKPLTSQQEELLSSDDHNDEITEQGNVDNTVEQGNGKMEGQIHISGDYSSAESSNFYSDNSIVDDSDIGSQLIYDSKNPSDGVDDATKHISVQEDLQDVSAFDNKLVFASESPVPLESENTVDSFNAYGFRDFDSNPNVDTVESTPNLKENLFNVDPGDMPNYDDAKPLHLNTEQHDEITSSSGSVSFGFPETYSSSGADNETGIVSVVVISELNNMISDPKFFNEAGQENILSALKNENLDLNKIPQVSAEGNEPSFEERSIPGNDLFEKSSISTSANTLVDEQVRNDNYEVDEVKSESSNSGSFFSVPGIPAPLVVSTAVQVLPGKILVPAAVDQVQGQALAALQVLKVIEPDVQPSDLCTRREYARWLVSASSALSRSTVSKVYPAMYIDNATELAFDDVTPEDPDFSSIQGLAEAGLIESRLSRRDIQLFGDGDDSPFHFSPESPLSRQDLVSWKMALQKRQLPEADRKVLYQLSGFIDTDKIHPNACPALVADLSAGEQGIIALAFGYTRLFQPDKPVTKAQAAMALATGDASEIVSEELARIEAESIAENAVAAHSALVAQVEKDINASFEQELFIEREKISAVERMAEEARLELERLRAEREEDNLALTKERAAIESEMEVFSKLRHEVEDQLQSLMSDKVEIAHEKERISKLREKVEVENNEIGRLQYELEVERKALSMARAWAEDEAKRVREQAIALEEARDRWERHGIKVVVDDDLRKEASAGVTWLNASEQVSVQGTVDRAESLLDKLKQMAADIRGKSRDTLHKIIHVVSQFISKLREWACKTGKLAEEFGEAAISKVGKSVSELQQNALEVGIGIKEGAKRVAGDCREGVEKITQKFTQKFKT; this comes from the exons ATGGCTTCCCTCACGTGCTCCCCCACCTCGCTACAGCTCCGATTGGCCTTAGCCGCCCCTAAATTCCCACACACCCCGCAACTGCGAATGCGCGACTTCAAGCTCAACCGAGTTCGCCCTCTACGCGCCGCGCAAGACGGCGGGCCCGGGCCCGGGCCCAAACTCGACGGCTTCTCGGGCTGGTCCGACACCGACGCCGAGCAGCGGCCCAACAACGCCCCAAAGAAGGAGTCATATGGAG GAGTTGTGGGAGTAGGAGTGGCTGGAGTGCTTCTACTTTCAGGGCTTACCTTTGCTGCCTTATCTCTTGGCAAACAAACTGGTTCCA GACCTGAGCAACACATGAAGCCCTTGACTTCACAGCAGGAGGAACTTTTGTCTTCTGATGACCATAATGATGAAATAACTGAACAAGGGAATGTTGACAACACGGTCGAACAAGGAAATGGTAAAATGGAAGGTCAGATACATATATCTGGGGATTATTCTTCTGCTGAGTCTAGTAATTTTTACAGTGACAATAGCATTGTTGATGATTCTGACATAGGATCCCAGTTGATATATGATAGCAAAAACCCCTCCGATGGTGTTGACGATGCCACTAAACATATATCTGTTCAAGAAGATTTACAGGATGTGTCAGCTTTTGATAACAAGTTAGTTTTTGCTAGTGAAAGCCCAGTGCCACTTGAATCTGAAAATACTGTCGATTCTTTTAATGCTTATGGATTTAGAGATTTTGATAGCAACCCTAATGTAGATACAGTGGAATCTACTCCCAATCTTAAAGAAAACCTATTCAATGTTGATCCAGGAGACATGCCCAACTATGATGATGCTAAGCCATTACACCTTAATACTGAGCAACATGATGAAATAACCAGTTCAAGTGGAAGTGTAAGTTTTGGTTTTCCTGAAACCTATTCTAGTTCGGGTGCTGATAATGAGACTGGAATTGTTAGTGTTGTGGTCATTTCTGAGCTAAATAACATGATTTCAGATCCTAAGTTTTTCAATGAAGCTGGTCAAGAGAATATTCTGTCAGCTTTAAAGAATGAAAACCTTGACCTGAACAAAATTCCACAGGTCTCCGCTGAGGGAAATGAGCCTTCCTTTGAAGAGCGGAGCATTCCTGGAAATGACCTGTTTGAAAAATCATCTATTTCAACATCAGCCAATACATTGGTAGATGAGCAGGTTAGAAATGATAATTATGAGGTTGATGAAGTTAAATCTGAATCTTCAAATTCTGGATCCTTTTTCTCTGTTCCCGGCATTCCCGCTCCATTAGTAGTTTCTACAGCTGTACAAGTGCTTCCGGGAAAGATTTTGGTTCCTGCAGCTGTTGATCAAGTTCAGGGCCAAGCACTAGCTGCATTGCAAGTTTTAAAG GTCATTGAGCCTGATGTTCAACCTAGTGATTTATGTACACGTCGTGAATATGCTCGCTGGTTGGTTTCTGCTAGCAGTGCTCTTTCAAG GAGCACAGTTTCAAAAGTGTATCCTGCCATGTACATAGACAATGCTACTGAGCTTGCATTTGATGATGTCACTCCCGAGGACCctgatttttcttccattcaag GCTTGGCAGAAGCTGGACTTATTGAAAGCAGGCTTTCAAGACGTGATATACAGTTGTTTGGTGATGGAGATGATAGCCCATTTCACTTCTCCCCTGAAAG TCCTTTATCACGTCAAGATCTTGTCAGCTGGAAAATGGCCCTGCAGAAAAGACAGCTTCCGGAAGCTGACAGAAAG GTGCTGTATCAACTTTCTGGTTTTATAGACACTGATAAGATACATCCTAATGCATGCCCTGCCTTAGTAGCTGATCTGTCTGCTGGGGAGCAGGGAATAATAGCTCTTGCATTTG GTTATACAAGATTGTTCCAGCCAGATAAACCAGTAACAAAAGCCCAAGCAGCTATGGCTCTTGCTACTGGAGATGCTTCTGAAATAGTTAGTGAAGAGCTTGCACGCATTGAAGCAGAATCTATTGCTGAAAATGCTGTTGCTGCGCATAGTGCTTTAGTAGCTCAAGTAGAGAAGGATATCAATGCAAGTTTTGAGCAGGAGCTTTTCATAGAGAGGGAAAAGATCAGTGCTGTTGAAAGAATGGCTGAGGAGGCAAGACTTGAGTTGGAAAGGTTAAGAGCTGAGAGAGAAGAAGATAACCTTGCATTGACTAAGGAGCGAGCTGCTATTGAATCGGAAATGGAGGTTTTTTCAAAGTTAAGGCATGAGGTTGAGGATCAATTACAAAGCCTAATGAGTGACAAGGTAGAAATAGCGCATGAAAAAGAGAGGATTAGCAAGCTTCGGGAAAAAGTAGAAGTTGAAAACAATGAGATTGGCCGTTTACAATATGAGCTAGAGGTTGAAAGAAAAGCCCTGTCCATGGCCAG GGCTTGGGCAGAGGACGAGGCCAAACGAGTGAGAGAGCAAGCAATAGCCTTAGAGGAGGCTAGAGATCGTTGGGAGAGGCATGGAATCAAAGTGGTAGTTGATGATGACCTCCGCAAGGAGGCCTCGGCTGGAGTGACATGGCTCAATGCCTCAGAGCAGGTGTCGGTTCAAGGAACAGTTGACAGGGCAGAGAGCTTATTGGACAAGCTCAAACAAATGGCTGCAGATATCAGAGGAAAATCTAGAGATACCCTTCACAAAATCATTCACGTGGTTTCccaatttatatcaaaattgaGGGAATGGGCATGCAAAACAGGAAAACTGGCTGAAGAATTTGGAGAAGCTGCCATCTCAAAGGTAGGCAAGTCAGTCAGTGAGTTGCAGCAAAATGCTCTTGAAGTTGGAATTGGTATCAAAGAAGGTGCAAAGCGAGTTGCTGGTGATTGTAGAGAAGGGGTTGAGAAAATCACCCAAAAATTCACACAGAAGTTCAAGACCTGA
- the LOC114390415 gene encoding uncharacterized protein LOC114390415 isoform X3, giving the protein MASLTCSPTSLQLRLALAAPKFPHTPQLRMRDFKLNRVRPLRAAQDGGPGPGPKLDGFSGWSDTDAEQRPNNAPKKESYGGSLLSGVVGVGVAGVLLLSGLTFAALSLGKQTGSRPEQHMKPLTSQQEELLSSDDHNDEITEQGNVDNTVEQGNGKMEGSQLIYDSKNPSDGVDDATKHISVQEDLQDVSAFDNKLVFASESPVPLESENTVDSFNAYGFRDFDSNPNVDTVESTPNLKENLFNVDPGDMPNYDDAKPLHLNTEQHDEITSSSGSVSFGFPETYSSSGADNETGIVSVVVISELNNMISDPKFFNEAGQENILSALKNENLDLNKIPQVSAEGNEPSFEERSIPGNDLFEKSSISTSANTLVDEQVRNDNYEVDEVKSESSNSGSFFSVPGIPAPLVVSTAVQVLPGKILVPAAVDQVQGQALAALQVLKVIEPDVQPSDLCTRREYARWLVSASSALSRSTVSKVYPAMYIDNATELAFDDVTPEDPDFSSIQGLAEAGLIESRLSRRDIQLFGDGDDSPFHFSPESPLSRQDLVSWKMALQKRQLPEADRKVLYQLSGFIDTDKIHPNACPALVADLSAGEQGIIALAFGYTRLFQPDKPVTKAQAAMALATGDASEIVSEELARIEAESIAENAVAAHSALVAQVEKDINASFEQELFIEREKISAVERMAEEARLELERLRAEREEDNLALTKERAAIESEMEVFSKLRHEVEDQLQSLMSDKVEIAHEKERISKLREKVEVENNEIGRLQYELEVERKALSMARAWAEDEAKRVREQAIALEEARDRWERHGIKVVVDDDLRKEASAGVTWLNASEQVSVQGTVDRAESLLDKLKQMAADIRGKSRDTLHKIIHVVSQFISKLREWACKTGKLAEEFGEAAISKVGKSVSELQQNALEVGIGIKEGAKRVAGDCREGVEKITQKFTQKFKT; this is encoded by the exons ATGGCTTCCCTCACGTGCTCCCCCACCTCGCTACAGCTCCGATTGGCCTTAGCCGCCCCTAAATTCCCACACACCCCGCAACTGCGAATGCGCGACTTCAAGCTCAACCGAGTTCGCCCTCTACGCGCCGCGCAAGACGGCGGGCCCGGGCCCGGGCCCAAACTCGACGGCTTCTCGGGCTGGTCCGACACCGACGCCGAGCAGCGGCCCAACAACGCCCCAAAGAAGGAGTCATATGGAG GTAGCTTGCTTTCAGGAGTTGTGGGAGTAGGAGTGGCTGGAGTGCTTCTACTTTCAGGGCTTACCTTTGCTGCCTTATCTCTTGGCAAACAAACTGGTTCCA GACCTGAGCAACACATGAAGCCCTTGACTTCACAGCAGGAGGAACTTTTGTCTTCTGATGACCATAATGATGAAATAACTGAACAAGGGAATGTTGACAACACGGTCGAACAAGGAAATGGTAAAATGGAAG GATCCCAGTTGATATATGATAGCAAAAACCCCTCCGATGGTGTTGACGATGCCACTAAACATATATCTGTTCAAGAAGATTTACAGGATGTGTCAGCTTTTGATAACAAGTTAGTTTTTGCTAGTGAAAGCCCAGTGCCACTTGAATCTGAAAATACTGTCGATTCTTTTAATGCTTATGGATTTAGAGATTTTGATAGCAACCCTAATGTAGATACAGTGGAATCTACTCCCAATCTTAAAGAAAACCTATTCAATGTTGATCCAGGAGACATGCCCAACTATGATGATGCTAAGCCATTACACCTTAATACTGAGCAACATGATGAAATAACCAGTTCAAGTGGAAGTGTAAGTTTTGGTTTTCCTGAAACCTATTCTAGTTCGGGTGCTGATAATGAGACTGGAATTGTTAGTGTTGTGGTCATTTCTGAGCTAAATAACATGATTTCAGATCCTAAGTTTTTCAATGAAGCTGGTCAAGAGAATATTCTGTCAGCTTTAAAGAATGAAAACCTTGACCTGAACAAAATTCCACAGGTCTCCGCTGAGGGAAATGAGCCTTCCTTTGAAGAGCGGAGCATTCCTGGAAATGACCTGTTTGAAAAATCATCTATTTCAACATCAGCCAATACATTGGTAGATGAGCAGGTTAGAAATGATAATTATGAGGTTGATGAAGTTAAATCTGAATCTTCAAATTCTGGATCCTTTTTCTCTGTTCCCGGCATTCCCGCTCCATTAGTAGTTTCTACAGCTGTACAAGTGCTTCCGGGAAAGATTTTGGTTCCTGCAGCTGTTGATCAAGTTCAGGGCCAAGCACTAGCTGCATTGCAAGTTTTAAAG GTCATTGAGCCTGATGTTCAACCTAGTGATTTATGTACACGTCGTGAATATGCTCGCTGGTTGGTTTCTGCTAGCAGTGCTCTTTCAAG GAGCACAGTTTCAAAAGTGTATCCTGCCATGTACATAGACAATGCTACTGAGCTTGCATTTGATGATGTCACTCCCGAGGACCctgatttttcttccattcaag GCTTGGCAGAAGCTGGACTTATTGAAAGCAGGCTTTCAAGACGTGATATACAGTTGTTTGGTGATGGAGATGATAGCCCATTTCACTTCTCCCCTGAAAG TCCTTTATCACGTCAAGATCTTGTCAGCTGGAAAATGGCCCTGCAGAAAAGACAGCTTCCGGAAGCTGACAGAAAG GTGCTGTATCAACTTTCTGGTTTTATAGACACTGATAAGATACATCCTAATGCATGCCCTGCCTTAGTAGCTGATCTGTCTGCTGGGGAGCAGGGAATAATAGCTCTTGCATTTG GTTATACAAGATTGTTCCAGCCAGATAAACCAGTAACAAAAGCCCAAGCAGCTATGGCTCTTGCTACTGGAGATGCTTCTGAAATAGTTAGTGAAGAGCTTGCACGCATTGAAGCAGAATCTATTGCTGAAAATGCTGTTGCTGCGCATAGTGCTTTAGTAGCTCAAGTAGAGAAGGATATCAATGCAAGTTTTGAGCAGGAGCTTTTCATAGAGAGGGAAAAGATCAGTGCTGTTGAAAGAATGGCTGAGGAGGCAAGACTTGAGTTGGAAAGGTTAAGAGCTGAGAGAGAAGAAGATAACCTTGCATTGACTAAGGAGCGAGCTGCTATTGAATCGGAAATGGAGGTTTTTTCAAAGTTAAGGCATGAGGTTGAGGATCAATTACAAAGCCTAATGAGTGACAAGGTAGAAATAGCGCATGAAAAAGAGAGGATTAGCAAGCTTCGGGAAAAAGTAGAAGTTGAAAACAATGAGATTGGCCGTTTACAATATGAGCTAGAGGTTGAAAGAAAAGCCCTGTCCATGGCCAG GGCTTGGGCAGAGGACGAGGCCAAACGAGTGAGAGAGCAAGCAATAGCCTTAGAGGAGGCTAGAGATCGTTGGGAGAGGCATGGAATCAAAGTGGTAGTTGATGATGACCTCCGCAAGGAGGCCTCGGCTGGAGTGACATGGCTCAATGCCTCAGAGCAGGTGTCGGTTCAAGGAACAGTTGACAGGGCAGAGAGCTTATTGGACAAGCTCAAACAAATGGCTGCAGATATCAGAGGAAAATCTAGAGATACCCTTCACAAAATCATTCACGTGGTTTCccaatttatatcaaaattgaGGGAATGGGCATGCAAAACAGGAAAACTGGCTGAAGAATTTGGAGAAGCTGCCATCTCAAAGGTAGGCAAGTCAGTCAGTGAGTTGCAGCAAAATGCTCTTGAAGTTGGAATTGGTATCAAAGAAGGTGCAAAGCGAGTTGCTGGTGATTGTAGAGAAGGGGTTGAGAAAATCACCCAAAAATTCACACAGAAGTTCAAGACCTGA
- the LOC114390415 gene encoding uncharacterized protein LOC114390415 isoform X4: MASLTCSPTSLQLRLALAAPKFPHTPQLRMRDFKLNRVRPLRAAQDGGPGPGPKLDGFSGWSDTDAEQRPNNAPKKESYGGSLLSGVVGVGVAGVLLLSGLTFAALSLGKQTGSRPEQHMKPLTSQQEELLSSDDHNDEITEQGNVDNTVEQGNGKMEGQIHISGDYSSAESSNFYSDNSIVDDSDIGSQLIYDSKNPSDGVDDATKHISVQEDLQDVSAFDNKLVFASESPVPLESENTVDSFNAYGFRDFDSNPNVDTVESTPNLKENLFNVDPGDMPNYDDAKPLHLNTEQHDEITSSSGSVSAEGNEPSFEERSIPGNDLFEKSSISTSANTLVDEQVRNDNYEVDEVKSESSNSGSFFSVPGIPAPLVVSTAVQVLPGKILVPAAVDQVQGQALAALQVLKVIEPDVQPSDLCTRREYARWLVSASSALSRSTVSKVYPAMYIDNATELAFDDVTPEDPDFSSIQGLAEAGLIESRLSRRDIQLFGDGDDSPFHFSPESPLSRQDLVSWKMALQKRQLPEADRKVLYQLSGFIDTDKIHPNACPALVADLSAGEQGIIALAFGYTRLFQPDKPVTKAQAAMALATGDASEIVSEELARIEAESIAENAVAAHSALVAQVEKDINASFEQELFIEREKISAVERMAEEARLELERLRAEREEDNLALTKERAAIESEMEVFSKLRHEVEDQLQSLMSDKVEIAHEKERISKLREKVEVENNEIGRLQYELEVERKALSMARAWAEDEAKRVREQAIALEEARDRWERHGIKVVVDDDLRKEASAGVTWLNASEQVSVQGTVDRAESLLDKLKQMAADIRGKSRDTLHKIIHVVSQFISKLREWACKTGKLAEEFGEAAISKVGKSVSELQQNALEVGIGIKEGAKRVAGDCREGVEKITQKFTQKFKT; the protein is encoded by the exons ATGGCTTCCCTCACGTGCTCCCCCACCTCGCTACAGCTCCGATTGGCCTTAGCCGCCCCTAAATTCCCACACACCCCGCAACTGCGAATGCGCGACTTCAAGCTCAACCGAGTTCGCCCTCTACGCGCCGCGCAAGACGGCGGGCCCGGGCCCGGGCCCAAACTCGACGGCTTCTCGGGCTGGTCCGACACCGACGCCGAGCAGCGGCCCAACAACGCCCCAAAGAAGGAGTCATATGGAG GTAGCTTGCTTTCAGGAGTTGTGGGAGTAGGAGTGGCTGGAGTGCTTCTACTTTCAGGGCTTACCTTTGCTGCCTTATCTCTTGGCAAACAAACTGGTTCCA GACCTGAGCAACACATGAAGCCCTTGACTTCACAGCAGGAGGAACTTTTGTCTTCTGATGACCATAATGATGAAATAACTGAACAAGGGAATGTTGACAACACGGTCGAACAAGGAAATGGTAAAATGGAAGGTCAGATACATATATCTGGGGATTATTCTTCTGCTGAGTCTAGTAATTTTTACAGTGACAATAGCATTGTTGATGATTCTGACATAGGATCCCAGTTGATATATGATAGCAAAAACCCCTCCGATGGTGTTGACGATGCCACTAAACATATATCTGTTCAAGAAGATTTACAGGATGTGTCAGCTTTTGATAACAAGTTAGTTTTTGCTAGTGAAAGCCCAGTGCCACTTGAATCTGAAAATACTGTCGATTCTTTTAATGCTTATGGATTTAGAGATTTTGATAGCAACCCTAATGTAGATACAGTGGAATCTACTCCCAATCTTAAAGAAAACCTATTCAATGTTGATCCAGGAGACATGCCCAACTATGATGATGCTAAGCCATTACACCTTAATACTGAGCAACATGATGAAATAACCAGTTCAAGTGGAAGT GTCTCCGCTGAGGGAAATGAGCCTTCCTTTGAAGAGCGGAGCATTCCTGGAAATGACCTGTTTGAAAAATCATCTATTTCAACATCAGCCAATACATTGGTAGATGAGCAGGTTAGAAATGATAATTATGAGGTTGATGAAGTTAAATCTGAATCTTCAAATTCTGGATCCTTTTTCTCTGTTCCCGGCATTCCCGCTCCATTAGTAGTTTCTACAGCTGTACAAGTGCTTCCGGGAAAGATTTTGGTTCCTGCAGCTGTTGATCAAGTTCAGGGCCAAGCACTAGCTGCATTGCAAGTTTTAAAG GTCATTGAGCCTGATGTTCAACCTAGTGATTTATGTACACGTCGTGAATATGCTCGCTGGTTGGTTTCTGCTAGCAGTGCTCTTTCAAG GAGCACAGTTTCAAAAGTGTATCCTGCCATGTACATAGACAATGCTACTGAGCTTGCATTTGATGATGTCACTCCCGAGGACCctgatttttcttccattcaag GCTTGGCAGAAGCTGGACTTATTGAAAGCAGGCTTTCAAGACGTGATATACAGTTGTTTGGTGATGGAGATGATAGCCCATTTCACTTCTCCCCTGAAAG TCCTTTATCACGTCAAGATCTTGTCAGCTGGAAAATGGCCCTGCAGAAAAGACAGCTTCCGGAAGCTGACAGAAAG GTGCTGTATCAACTTTCTGGTTTTATAGACACTGATAAGATACATCCTAATGCATGCCCTGCCTTAGTAGCTGATCTGTCTGCTGGGGAGCAGGGAATAATAGCTCTTGCATTTG GTTATACAAGATTGTTCCAGCCAGATAAACCAGTAACAAAAGCCCAAGCAGCTATGGCTCTTGCTACTGGAGATGCTTCTGAAATAGTTAGTGAAGAGCTTGCACGCATTGAAGCAGAATCTATTGCTGAAAATGCTGTTGCTGCGCATAGTGCTTTAGTAGCTCAAGTAGAGAAGGATATCAATGCAAGTTTTGAGCAGGAGCTTTTCATAGAGAGGGAAAAGATCAGTGCTGTTGAAAGAATGGCTGAGGAGGCAAGACTTGAGTTGGAAAGGTTAAGAGCTGAGAGAGAAGAAGATAACCTTGCATTGACTAAGGAGCGAGCTGCTATTGAATCGGAAATGGAGGTTTTTTCAAAGTTAAGGCATGAGGTTGAGGATCAATTACAAAGCCTAATGAGTGACAAGGTAGAAATAGCGCATGAAAAAGAGAGGATTAGCAAGCTTCGGGAAAAAGTAGAAGTTGAAAACAATGAGATTGGCCGTTTACAATATGAGCTAGAGGTTGAAAGAAAAGCCCTGTCCATGGCCAG GGCTTGGGCAGAGGACGAGGCCAAACGAGTGAGAGAGCAAGCAATAGCCTTAGAGGAGGCTAGAGATCGTTGGGAGAGGCATGGAATCAAAGTGGTAGTTGATGATGACCTCCGCAAGGAGGCCTCGGCTGGAGTGACATGGCTCAATGCCTCAGAGCAGGTGTCGGTTCAAGGAACAGTTGACAGGGCAGAGAGCTTATTGGACAAGCTCAAACAAATGGCTGCAGATATCAGAGGAAAATCTAGAGATACCCTTCACAAAATCATTCACGTGGTTTCccaatttatatcaaaattgaGGGAATGGGCATGCAAAACAGGAAAACTGGCTGAAGAATTTGGAGAAGCTGCCATCTCAAAGGTAGGCAAGTCAGTCAGTGAGTTGCAGCAAAATGCTCTTGAAGTTGGAATTGGTATCAAAGAAGGTGCAAAGCGAGTTGCTGGTGATTGTAGAGAAGGGGTTGAGAAAATCACCCAAAAATTCACACAGAAGTTCAAGACCTGA